GCGGTTTTGCACCAGGTAACCGAGCAATTGGCTTTCGCTGAAACGGTCGCTCCGGCCGTCCACCTCGATCAGGACATCGCCCTTCAAGAATCCCGCGCGCTTTGCCGCGGCATGCTCGCCGTACTCACCGACGTGCTCGGCGATCAGTCCCAGTTGTTTGTCCGTGAGATTCGATTTTCGGCGATCTTCCTCCGGCAGTTCGCGCAAACAACAAACCGCCTGCGGCCATGCGCCGAAGGTCCCATGAGGTGGCCCGCCAGGAAATGTCCGCTTTCTTCTTCCACCCTTCCGCCAGCGCGAGGTTGAGGACAGTCTTCTGTCCCGCGCGCAGGACCTCCGCTTTGAGCGTTCCTTGAGCGGGCGCATTGTGCAACACCCATTGCACATCCGCAATGGAGAGCATCGGCTGGCTCTGCAGCGTGAGAATCTCGTCGCCCGCCCTGAAGCCGGCCTTTTCCGCCGCCGAGCCGCCGGCCACTCGCGCGACCGTCGATTTTTCTTGCGGGTTGAGTTCGAGACCGACGACGCCGGGAATCGGCCAGGCGTAAAGCACTTCATCCGGGATCGACTTCTGGTCGCTTCGGTAAAGTCGAAATTCCGCGTCCCGCACCTGATGGCAGTGCACGCAGCTTTGGACGACTTTGCCTTCGTAATCGAGTTTCTCTGCATACTTGCCCTGCAGGAACGGGTATTCGATCGGCACCTTGAAGCGCGGGGCCGGCCCGCGTTTTCCGGCCAGCGACGCTTTGTTGGCGGGAAAACCTCTGTGCATTTCCAAAGCCGCGGCGAGCGCCTTTCGGAAGCCTTCCATGGACATGTCCTTCATCGCGTCCTTGCGATCGGACCGCGAGCCGAAACGCCCATAGAGCGTGCCGTCCGGGTTCATGAAAAACGCGGCGAAGGTGAGGTCGAAGTCAAACTGGAATTGCGCCAGATCAAGCGTGTTGGCCTGGACCAATCAGACGCAAACGAACCGGTCCATCAAATCTCGAACCTGCGGATCGCGACGAACAACCTGTTCGTCAAAACTTCGGCAATCCACTCACGGGATGCACCGGAGAACAACGAGCAGCGGCTTGCCGGTTCGTTTCGCTTCCTCCGTGCCTTTGCCTAGATCGTTATAGACCCAATCACCCTGGGCCTGGACTTGAGTGCGGTCATCCAAAACGCGTTGCCGCCGGTCTTCGGCCGCGAAAGCGGTCAGTGAAGTTAGAATTAGAGAACCCAAGATGATTCCGGTGATGTGTCTCATAGAATGATTTATGATCTGATGCGTGCCGGAATTAGACGCGATGGTTCGGCCAGGATTCAAGCGTTTTCAGCGCCCGCCCGTTTCCAACTCTTCCACCGCTTCCGCCATGGGCTTCATTTTCAGAAAGCAAAACTTCCCCTAAAGTTTTCCCCAGGCGGGCCGATTATCCAGGCATCGGCAGCGGTAGTTAGTCTATCGCACAGGATAACGGAAGACGCCTGCAACGAAGGTTTTCCACCGACATGGATGTCGGTTAACTC
The DNA window shown above is from Verrucomicrobiota bacterium and carries:
- a CDS encoding PDZ domain-containing protein, with the translated sequence MRELPEEDRRKSNLTDKQLGLIAEHVGEYGEHAAAKRAGFLKGDVLIEVDGRSDRFSESQLLGYLVQNRMPGARIPVTVLRKGERVKLELPMQ
- a CDS encoding PDZ domain-containing protein: MVQANTLDLAQFQFDFDLTFAAFFMNPDGTLYGRFGSRSDRKDAMKDMSMEGFRKALAAALEMHRGFPANKASLAGKRGPAPRFKVPIEYPFLQGKYAEKLDYEGKVVQSCVHCHQVRDAEFRLYRSDQKSIPDEVLYAWPIPGVVGLELNPQEKSTVARVAGGSAAEKAGFRAGDEILTLQSQPMLSIADVQWVLHNAPAQGTLKAEVLRAGQKTVLNLALAEGWKKKADISWRATSWDLRRMAAGGLLFARTAGGRSPKIESHGQTTGTDRRARR